In Fibrobacter sp. UWR2, a single window of DNA contains:
- a CDS encoding GGDEF domain-containing protein encodes MSNKLKRIIAWTLAVCFLVCALVAFLMVRGCGISPSITRLDNRGVAFFRGDTLEVPSISNYMSPTGTRYGDSIALRFDLPEFTGPTMTLRFRSVHVAFDVFQGGERIYTYGHDRASRGKFIGSGFHYVPLFHSASGKPIELRAFYAIDDNRKAFYDFDLLPSEYANSDYYARHVFALVVGAFLTLFGILALLVGVATAFYGISASRPMMIGLLSTSLGLWTLCYMKLFQIISFNLTLNSAIEYMSLYFAPLPFCLLLMNMRKGKITAWRWWGILVVVIIGAILLIVNSILHFTGVAPFPKTLPLFHFYVGVGMVYLVASGALYSSKMELSGKVLTLGVVFFAVVTAFDLVRYNLCLRYSVGHSLLEMTWLPFAALVFVMMLMASYLIYLFHILEDKAEKDVLSTMAYVDSLTGLFNRAKCQQIFGFLDKSTADFAIVSIDLNGLKMVNDHYGHAVGDNLIKAFASVLKQAFAGLGTAIRMGGDEFLAIVRNEHVADLPAAIDKMLDLQKNCRQELPIPLEAAYGIAYRSESGGNADTVYRAADKRMYDMKSTMKSKLVRK; translated from the coding sequence ATGTCTAATAAGTTAAAGAGAATAATAGCTTGGACTTTGGCCGTCTGTTTCTTGGTCTGCGCGCTGGTTGCGTTCCTGATGGTTCGCGGGTGCGGCATTTCGCCATCGATTACCCGCCTGGACAACCGCGGGGTGGCGTTCTTTAGAGGCGATACGCTCGAAGTCCCCTCCATTTCGAATTACATGTCCCCGACTGGCACCCGCTATGGCGATTCCATTGCCCTGCGGTTCGACCTGCCCGAGTTTACCGGCCCGACAATGACCCTGCGCTTCCGTTCGGTGCATGTGGCCTTCGATGTGTTCCAGGGCGGCGAGAGGATCTATACCTATGGCCACGACCGCGCCTCCCGCGGCAAGTTCATCGGCAGCGGATTCCACTATGTGCCTCTCTTCCATTCCGCATCGGGCAAGCCTATCGAGTTGCGGGCATTCTACGCTATCGATGACAACCGCAAGGCGTTCTACGATTTTGACTTGCTCCCTTCTGAATATGCGAATAGCGACTACTATGCGCGCCATGTGTTCGCCCTCGTGGTGGGCGCGTTCCTGACCCTGTTCGGAATACTCGCCCTGCTTGTCGGTGTCGCGACCGCCTTCTATGGCATCTCGGCCTCGCGCCCCATGATGATAGGCCTCCTCTCTACGTCGCTTGGCCTGTGGACGCTCTGCTACATGAAGCTTTTCCAGATTATCTCCTTCAACCTGACTCTCAATTCGGCAATAGAGTACATGAGCCTTTACTTTGCTCCGCTTCCGTTCTGCCTTCTGCTTATGAATATGCGCAAGGGAAAGATAACCGCCTGGAGGTGGTGGGGTATCCTTGTCGTCGTCATTATCGGAGCGATACTGCTGATTGTCAATTCTATCCTCCACTTTACGGGTGTTGCTCCATTCCCCAAGACGCTCCCGCTCTTCCACTTTTATGTGGGTGTCGGCATGGTGTACCTGGTCGCCTCGGGTGCGCTGTACAGTTCGAAGATGGAACTCTCGGGCAAGGTGCTCACGCTGGGAGTCGTTTTCTTTGCCGTGGTCACGGCGTTCGACCTGGTCCGCTACAACCTGTGCCTGCGCTACTCGGTGGGGCATTCGCTGCTCGAGATGACATGGCTGCCTTTCGCGGCACTCGTGTTTGTGATGATGCTTATGGCGAGCTACCTGATTTACCTGTTCCATATCCTCGAGGACAAGGCTGAGAAGGATGTGCTTTCGACCATGGCGTACGTGGATTCGCTGACGGGACTTTTCAACCGCGCGAAGTGCCAGCAGATTTTCGGGTTCCTGGACAAGTCCACCGCCGATTTCGCGATTGTGAGCATCGACCTGAACGGGCTGAAGATGGTGAACGACCATTACGGCCATGCCGTGGGCGACAACCTGATAAAGGCCTTCGCCTCCGTGCTCAAGCAGGCCTTCGCAGGCCTGGGAACCGCTATACGCATGGGCGGAGACGAATTCCTGGCCATTGTACGTAACGAGCACGTCGCGGACCTGCCTGCCGCAATCGACAAGATGCTCGACCTGCAGAAGAACTGCAGGCAGGAACTGCCTATCCCGCTGGAAGCGGCCTACGGGATTGCCTACCGCAGCGAGTCGGGCGGGAATGCCGATACCGTCTACCGCGCTGCCGATAAGCGCATGTACGATATGAAATCGACGATGAAGTCCAAGCTTGTTCGCAAATAA
- a CDS encoding tRNA (guanosine(46)-N(7))-methyltransferase TrmB, whose product MQESHIAGARAVTTNQADIYDKLEEVVRKYATTDYLRPIAEHTRKAFAEAEKFVEDFYNKIPAGHSSYKVILDSGCGTGESTLNIARQHPDIPVIGIDKSAARLTKAGGAGVSGASAFPQNAFLVRAELLDFWRLALEAVQAGRWHIPYHALYYPNPWPKQSEATRRFHLHPIFPTLLQLGDTIEMRTNWEIYAREFAEAAQVGKDPCLCGDDNTGTISCEAFEPERPITAFERKYKEARQQLWRVSIHHK is encoded by the coding sequence ATGCAGGAATCGCATATCGCGGGCGCACGCGCCGTCACCACGAACCAAGCCGACATATACGATAAACTGGAAGAGGTCGTACGCAAGTATGCGACGACCGATTACTTACGGCCTATCGCGGAGCATACGCGCAAGGCGTTTGCAGAAGCGGAAAAGTTTGTCGAAGACTTTTATAATAAGATCCCCGCCGGCCACTCTTCATATAAAGTAATTCTAGATTCAGGTTGCGGGACGGGCGAAAGCACGCTGAATATCGCCCGCCAGCACCCGGACATTCCCGTCATCGGGATAGACAAGTCGGCAGCCCGCCTCACAAAAGCCGGCGGCGCAGGCGTTAGCGGCGCAAGCGCCTTCCCGCAAAACGCATTCCTCGTACGTGCAGAACTCCTCGACTTCTGGCGGCTCGCCCTCGAGGCTGTACAGGCTGGCCGCTGGCATATCCCCTACCACGCGCTCTACTACCCGAACCCGTGGCCCAAGCAGAGCGAGGCCACGCGCAGGTTCCACCTGCACCCGATTTTTCCGACGCTCCTGCAACTGGGCGATACCATCGAGATGCGCACCAACTGGGAAATATATGCTAGGGAATTCGCGGAAGCGGCGCAGGTCGGAAAAGATCCCTGCCTATGCGGGGATGACAATACGGGCACAATCAGCTGCGAAGCGTTCGAGCCGGAGCGGCCCATTACCGCGTTCGAGCGCAAATACAAAGAAGCCCGCCAGCAACTGTGGCGGGTTTCCATCCATCACAAATAA
- a CDS encoding TIGR02147 family protein yields the protein MVDVLEYLEYRDFLKDWFAESKKDNPFTSYRYLSQKTGVDPAWLVRVFQKGGHLNEDSLPVFIRLCKLDDRRAEYFKTLYRFNKTKAKQALSELYYRLMELREMETRVLTEPELAYFGSWSCSALRALIGITKDTSNIPELASHLNPPISQDEARSALEILKKLGLVAPDGNGGWNITDQILSTGGEVKSQAVRNFHRHTIELAQESIDRHKPEERDISSVVFTAAEEDLPEIKHRIEEFRRGLLQFARKSERADRVYAMNIAMFPLSDRVEDPATTDSSNPAPKKEG from the coding sequence ATGGTTGACGTACTCGAATACCTAGAATACCGCGATTTCTTGAAGGACTGGTTTGCCGAGAGCAAAAAAGACAACCCGTTCACCAGCTATCGCTACCTGAGCCAAAAGACCGGCGTGGATCCGGCCTGGCTCGTACGTGTATTCCAGAAGGGCGGGCACCTGAACGAGGATTCGCTCCCGGTATTCATTCGCCTCTGCAAACTCGACGACCGCAGGGCGGAGTACTTCAAGACGCTTTACCGCTTTAACAAGACGAAGGCCAAGCAGGCCCTCAGCGAACTTTACTACAGGCTCATGGAACTGCGCGAAATGGAAACGCGCGTGCTTACCGAGCCTGAACTTGCCTACTTCGGTAGCTGGAGCTGCTCCGCGCTCCGCGCCCTCATCGGCATCACGAAAGACACGAGCAATATTCCGGAACTTGCAAGCCACCTGAACCCGCCTATTTCGCAAGACGAGGCGCGCAGTGCGCTTGAAATTTTGAAGAAGCTCGGGCTTGTCGCTCCCGACGGCAACGGCGGCTGGAACATCACCGACCAGATTCTTTCTACCGGCGGCGAAGTCAAGAGCCAGGCCGTCCGCAACTTCCATAGGCATACTATTGAACTCGCGCAGGAATCTATCGACAGGCACAAGCCCGAAGAACGCGACATCTCGAGCGTGGTGTTTACCGCGGCCGAGGAGGACCTGCCCGAAATCAAGCACCGCATCGAGGAATTCCGCCGCGGGCTCCTGCAGTTTGCCCGCAAGAGCGAGCGCGCCGACCGCGTGTACGCCATGAATATCGCGATGTTCCCGCTTTCCGACAGGGTCGAAGACCCGGCCACGACCGATTCCAGCAATCCGGCCCCGAAAAAGGAGGGCTAG
- a CDS encoding sigma-54-dependent Fis family transcriptional regulator, with translation MKETEEIERLKAEIKALRDIIDEKPGKMVGNSGEMRSVYKQIKACAGNDAPALIYGNDGTGKELTARTIAELSPRKGGPFTVLGCANLRESFGNPASAFESELFGYERGAFLGANTRHIGKAEVANGGTLFLDDVSALGLPDQEKLLRFMQGQTFNRLGGNMQLHSDVRIIASSSKNLEEMMQQKLFREDLFYRLNIVQITLPDLAQRKSDILLLAEHFIAQVNLKYGKHVTRLSTPAIDMLMSYHWPGNVQELENCIERAALATTDDCIHSHDLPPTLQTDVTSKTSIIPEGNASLETLLESYEREILTEALRRNNGNLSAAGRDLSVSPRMMHYKAKKFGLTQS, from the coding sequence TTGAAAGAAACCGAAGAAATAGAACGGCTGAAAGCCGAAATCAAGGCCTTGCGCGATATCATCGACGAGAAGCCCGGCAAGATGGTCGGGAACAGCGGCGAGATGCGCAGCGTTTACAAGCAAATTAAAGCCTGCGCCGGCAACGACGCGCCCGCGCTTATTTACGGCAACGACGGCACCGGCAAGGAGCTCACCGCCCGCACCATCGCGGAACTCTCCCCGCGCAAAGGGGGCCCGTTCACCGTACTCGGGTGTGCGAACCTCCGCGAAAGCTTCGGGAACCCGGCGAGCGCCTTCGAAAGCGAACTCTTCGGTTACGAACGCGGCGCATTCCTCGGCGCGAACACACGCCATATCGGCAAGGCGGAAGTCGCCAACGGCGGCACGCTATTCCTCGACGACGTCTCGGCGCTCGGCCTCCCCGACCAAGAGAAACTGCTGCGCTTTATGCAGGGACAAACCTTCAACCGCCTCGGCGGCAACATGCAGCTCCATTCCGATGTACGCATCATCGCATCGTCAAGCAAGAACCTCGAAGAGATGATGCAACAGAAACTCTTTCGCGAAGACCTATTCTACCGTCTGAACATCGTGCAGATTACGCTCCCCGACCTAGCGCAGCGCAAGAGCGACATCTTGCTGTTGGCAGAACACTTCATCGCGCAGGTGAACCTCAAGTACGGCAAGCACGTGACGCGCCTTTCCACGCCCGCCATCGACATGCTCATGAGCTACCACTGGCCGGGCAACGTGCAAGAACTCGAGAACTGCATCGAACGCGCGGCGCTCGCCACCACCGACGACTGCATCCATTCGCACGACCTGCCACCCACGCTGCAGACCGACGTCACCAGCAAGACATCCATCATCCCCGAAGGGAACGCCTCGCTCGAGACGCTCCTCGAAAGCTACGAGAGGGAAATCCTCACCGAGGCGCTCCGCCGCAACAACGGGAACTTGAGCGCCGCCGGCCGCGATCTTTCGGTAAGCCCCCGCATGATGCACTACAAGGCAAAGAAGTTCGGACTGACGCAGTCCTAA
- a CDS encoding glutamine synthetase III, producing the protein MRFKMSVSYRKKTINEIAKEPTAPVKPAAPVNVDFYGEDVFNIEAMREYLPKDVCEKLIATINEGAALDPSIAADVAHAMKKWAMDRGATHFTHWFQPLTGSTAEKHDSFLEPDGCRAIMAFSGKNLIVGEPDASSFPSGGLRSTFEARGYTAWDPTSPAFIKRHGNGATLCIPTAFCSYTGEALDKKTPLLRSLQALSKSTRRLMTCFKAGPKKTTVTLGAEQEYFLIDKRFYLQRPDLYQAGRTLFGAAPAKHQQMDDHYFGSIPARILNFMNEVETELWKLGIPAKTRHNEVAPAQFELAPMFEEVNLACDHNMMIMEVLRNVADKNGLVCLLHEKPFAGVNGSGKHNNWSVSYGKGNLLNPGKDPHQNAVFLTTLCAIIYAVDTHADLLRMTTAGAGNDHRLGANEAPPAIVSMFLGDQLMDVIEQIEQGVPKSSKQAGALRIGADMLPALPRDATDRNRTSPFAFTGNKFEFRAPGSSQSCSEPNVVLNTIVAEAFDMISEQLEKLDEKNFHTGLQKILQKIVKEHKRVIFNGNGYTDEWIAEAERRGLPNIRTSVEALKALTKEENIQLFEKYGVMNRREMESRYEINVEDFHKRIHIEGEVCRDMAKNIILPKVVEAYSSALKTNEMALNQGFPGVDAYVKSLGEGVKNLSAAIATMENSLEGEHEGIIDAMAALRKVVDGLEKVVPDEMWPLPKYREMLFIY; encoded by the coding sequence ATGAGGTTCAAGATGAGCGTAAGCTACCGCAAAAAGACAATCAACGAAATCGCGAAGGAGCCGACTGCGCCTGTCAAGCCGGCCGCCCCGGTCAATGTCGATTTCTACGGCGAAGACGTTTTCAATATCGAGGCCATGCGCGAATACCTGCCCAAGGACGTCTGCGAAAAGCTGATTGCGACCATCAACGAGGGTGCCGCCCTTGACCCCTCCATCGCTGCCGACGTGGCCCACGCTATGAAGAAGTGGGCGATGGACCGCGGTGCCACGCACTTTACGCACTGGTTCCAGCCGCTCACCGGCTCTACCGCCGAGAAGCACGATTCCTTCCTGGAACCGGACGGTTGCCGCGCCATCATGGCGTTCAGCGGCAAGAACCTCATCGTCGGCGAACCGGACGCATCCAGTTTCCCGAGCGGCGGTCTGCGCTCCACGTTCGAGGCCCGCGGCTATACCGCCTGGGACCCGACGTCTCCTGCCTTCATCAAGCGTCACGGCAATGGTGCCACGCTCTGCATCCCGACGGCGTTCTGCAGCTACACCGGCGAAGCTCTCGACAAGAAAACTCCGCTCCTGCGCAGCCTGCAGGCCCTTTCCAAGTCTACCCGCCGTCTTATGACCTGCTTCAAGGCGGGCCCCAAGAAGACGACCGTCACGCTCGGTGCCGAACAGGAATACTTCCTCATCGACAAGCGCTTCTACCTGCAACGCCCCGACCTGTACCAGGCCGGCCGCACGCTGTTCGGTGCTGCTCCCGCGAAGCACCAACAGATGGATGACCATTACTTTGGTAGCATTCCGGCGCGCATCCTCAACTTCATGAACGAAGTCGAAACCGAACTCTGGAAGCTCGGCATTCCGGCGAAGACCCGCCACAATGAAGTCGCGCCCGCGCAGTTCGAACTCGCCCCGATGTTCGAAGAAGTGAACCTCGCCTGCGACCACAACATGATGATTATGGAAGTGCTCCGCAACGTGGCCGACAAGAACGGCCTCGTGTGCCTGCTGCACGAAAAGCCCTTCGCCGGCGTGAACGGATCCGGCAAGCACAACAACTGGTCCGTGTCTTACGGCAAGGGCAACTTGCTCAACCCAGGCAAGGACCCGCACCAGAACGCCGTGTTCCTCACCACGCTCTGCGCCATTATTTACGCTGTCGATACTCACGCCGACTTGCTCCGCATGACGACCGCTGGCGCCGGCAACGACCACCGCCTCGGTGCAAACGAAGCTCCTCCGGCAATCGTCTCCATGTTCCTCGGCGATCAGCTGATGGACGTGATTGAACAGATTGAACAAGGCGTGCCGAAGTCCAGCAAGCAAGCAGGCGCGCTCCGCATCGGTGCCGACATGTTGCCCGCCCTCCCGCGCGACGCTACTGACCGTAACAGGACTTCTCCGTTCGCCTTCACCGGCAACAAGTTCGAATTCCGCGCTCCGGGCTCTAGCCAGAGCTGCTCCGAACCGAACGTGGTCTTGAATACCATCGTGGCCGAAGCGTTCGACATGATTTCGGAACAGCTCGAAAAACTCGACGAGAAGAACTTCCACACGGGCCTGCAAAAGATTTTGCAGAAGATCGTGAAGGAACACAAGCGCGTCATCTTCAACGGCAACGGCTATACCGACGAATGGATTGCCGAAGCCGAGCGCCGTGGCCTCCCGAATATTCGCACCTCCGTGGAAGCCCTCAAGGCCCTCACCAAGGAAGAGAATATTCAGTTGTTCGAAAAGTATGGCGTGATGAACCGCCGCGAAATGGAATCCCGCTACGAAATCAACGTCGAGGATTTCCACAAGCGCATTCACATCGAAGGCGAAGTCTGCCGCGACATGGCCAAAAACATCATCTTGCCGAAGGTGGTGGAGGCTTACTCCAGCGCCTTGAAGACAAACGAAATGGCTCTGAACCAGGGCTTCCCCGGCGTCGATGCCTACGTGAAGTCGCTCGGCGAAGGGGTCAAGAACCTGAGTGCCGCCATCGCCACGATGGAAAACTCGCTCGAAGGCGAACACGAAGGAATCATCGATGCGATGGCCGCTTTGCGCAAGGTTGTCGATGGCCTCGAGAAGGTTGTGCCCGACGAGATGTGGCCTTTGCCGAAGTACAGAGAAATGTTGTTTATTTACTAA